The segment tcaaggaattgtggaaagagcacatcgtactttaaaagagctcttacaaaaacaaaaagggggaattgcctatggcaggacaccaaaagaacagttgtctttagctctctttactctaaattttttaattttggatgcgcatggacgctctgctgcagatcgccatgcagccactaaacccatGACTTATTCAgatgtaaagtggaaggatgtcttaactggtgaatggtgtggcccagatcccgtaatttcgagatctaggggagctgtttgtgtctttccacagaatcaagacaatccaatctgggtgcctgaacgtttgattcgcaaactgcctcctgctattcgtgaagatgagactacgaaccctactattattactgggaatggtaatccaggttgattcattCACGCTGTGGGCTATcaccagatcctggccagtacttatgccagttcatagcacttctactgttttgccaacctttttctccacatcctgtttgcgtgatgttccttgtatagtgcctagTAGAGAATTGCCTCAACgatatactgccactaatctttcacTGTTACATACTTTATGTTTCACCCTTAAGaattcctcccagccttgtatatggctgcAAAGGACCACTTTGGCAAACTGGTTAGATCCTGTGAGCAACCGTGCTATGGGCACTGGAgccatccaggctgctctgagtAAAATTACacaaggagcctcttcaggcaaTGGAGATACGTCAATTAATAATTCTGCTAATTCgtacattacaactttgattatgattcataatggtagcTTTCCATCACTCCCGGGGCAAGGCATTCGCACACTGGTTAACTCTACCTGtcgtagagtcctacctacttgccccccatataaagcctttccacctaaatttaccccatgtcagagtccgtTCCATAGACCTaaacaattcctaccgggatttgaattttcccctcctcttagcAATGCCCAATATGATAGGAAGAGAAATAAGACTGGCAAACGTAATTTTTGGCCCtggtatcaatgggtattatctaatgagcagggagcatacacatctctaaCTCCTTTTGCTCGATTATTAGGTGAAGAATTTACATTATATAACATTTCAGCCACTAGAACCAATAACAATACAAGTTTAGTAGGTGTTAAGATTAATAGCCTAATAGCTAATGATGCCGCTGTTGGCGCTCCAGTATGTGTTAggccacctttcttttttctgataagcgcTAATGCAAGTGATAATGCTTTAAATTgcaatagctctgatgtagtttgttatttagctgaatgctgggatggcaccaatgataccgCAGTAAAGATTGtaaagattccctcctttgtgcctaTCCCTGTAGTAGCAAATCCAGATGATTTTCTCATACTTCATTTATTAAGAACTAAAAGGGATTTTGGTATTacggcagctataat is part of the Rattus norvegicus strain BN/NHsdMcwi chromosome 1, GRCr8, whole genome shotgun sequence genome and harbors:
- the LOC134485158 gene encoding uncharacterized protein LOC134485158 isoform X2; amino-acid sequence: MRLRTLLLLLGMVIQVDSFTLWAITRSWPVLMPVHSTSTVLPTFFSTSCLRDVPCIVPSRELPQRYTATNLSLLHTLCFTLKNSSQPCIWLQRTTLANWLDPVSNRAMGTGAIQAALSKITQGASSGNGDTSINNSANSYITTLIMIHNGSFPSLPGQGIRTLVNSTCRRVLPTCPPYKAFPPKFTPCQSPFHRPKQFLPGFEFSPPLSNAQYDRKRNKTGKRNFWPWYQWVLSNEQGAYTSLTPFARLLGEEFTLYNISATRTNNNTSLVGVKINSLIANDAAVGAPVCVRPPFFFLISANASDNALNCNSSDVVCYLAECWDGTNDTAVKIVKIPSFVPIPVVANPDDFLILHLLRTKRDFGITAAIISAIVLSATAATIAAIAMTNQIQTAETINKIVERTTVALEIQEEFNAHLASGFLLANQRIDLLQEQIEALYHIMQLSCVSSLRGLCVTPLKANFSQYSQQSKEISNYLKGNWSMEAEQLSRQLLMQIAVLNNTRMEPISIGDFTSWITNAFSFFKEWAGMFAWGAIVLLGCGVCLWLFCHLQREHARHKAIVYQAMAAIESGASPSVWLASLKN